From a region of the Streptococcus ruminantium genome:
- a CDS encoding ABC transporter ATP-binding protein, translating into MNLIWTYLKKYPKWLALDLLGAFLFVVVNLGLPTFLARMIDQGITKNNVNQLYYWAIMMGFIVLLGIVGRVTLAYAAGKLTTSIVKDIRNDLYEKIQDYSHHEYEQIGVSSLVARMTNDAFVLMQFSEMILKLGIITPLMMVASVVMTLVTSPSLAWTVAVATPFLIMVIIYVATKTRPLSEKQQKRLDTINQYVRENLMGLRVIRAFTREAFQEERFEEVNEQYTETSKKLFHLTGLTEPLFVQIIIAMIVAIVWFALKPLKEGNLQIGDLVAFIEYSFHALFSFLLFANLFNMYPRTSVSSQRIREVLAMPISISKNEDGVTETDTHGYLEFENVTFAYPGETESPVLHNISFKANPGETIAFIGSTGSGKSSLVNLIPRFYDVTLGRILVDGVDVRRYNLKALRSKIGFIPQKALLFTGTIAENLKYGKIDASLTELHQATDVAQAKEFIESKEKQFDTHLAEGGSNLSGGQKQRLSIARAIVKQPDIYIFDDSFSALDYKTDALLRSRLKEVTGNATVLIVAQRVGTIMDADQIIVLNEGEIVGRGTHNELMENNEIYREIANSQLNRQSLTEE; encoded by the coding sequence ATGAACCTCATTTGGACTTATTTAAAAAAATATCCCAAATGGCTTGCCCTAGATTTATTGGGAGCTTTCTTGTTTGTAGTAGTGAATCTAGGCTTGCCTACTTTTCTAGCTAGAATGATTGACCAAGGAATCACCAAAAATAATGTCAACCAACTCTATTATTGGGCTATCATGATGGGTTTTATCGTGTTGCTCGGTATTGTAGGACGGGTAACATTAGCCTATGCAGCTGGAAAACTGACAACAAGTATTGTCAAAGATATTCGTAATGACCTTTATGAGAAAATCCAAGATTATTCACATCATGAGTATGAACAGATTGGTGTTTCCTCATTGGTGGCTCGCATGACAAATGATGCCTTTGTTTTAATGCAATTCTCAGAGATGATTTTAAAACTAGGTATTATTACCCCGTTAATGATGGTTGCAAGTGTAGTAATGACTCTGGTGACTAGTCCAAGTCTTGCATGGACAGTAGCAGTTGCTACACCTTTCCTTATCATGGTTATCATCTATGTAGCAACGAAGACCCGCCCGCTCTCAGAAAAGCAACAGAAGCGCTTGGATACCATTAACCAATATGTGCGAGAAAACTTGATGGGTTTACGGGTTATTCGAGCTTTTACACGCGAAGCATTCCAAGAAGAACGCTTTGAAGAAGTCAATGAACAATACACAGAAACGTCTAAAAAACTGTTTCATTTAACCGGTCTGACAGAACCCTTATTTGTGCAGATTATCATTGCTATGATTGTAGCCATCGTATGGTTTGCTTTAAAACCTTTGAAAGAAGGTAATTTACAAATTGGTGATTTGGTAGCCTTTATTGAATACAGCTTCCATGCTCTATTTTCATTCTTACTATTTGCTAATTTATTTAACATGTATCCGCGCACGTCTGTATCTAGCCAACGAATTCGAGAAGTATTGGCCATGCCGATTTCTATTTCAAAGAATGAAGATGGTGTGACAGAAACGGATACACATGGTTATTTAGAATTTGAGAATGTGACGTTTGCCTATCCGGGTGAAACAGAATCTCCAGTTCTTCATAACATTTCCTTCAAAGCTAATCCTGGTGAAACGATTGCTTTTATCGGTTCAACTGGTTCGGGTAAATCTTCTTTGGTGAACTTAATTCCACGTTTTTATGATGTGACCTTAGGTCGTATCCTAGTAGATGGTGTGGATGTCAGACGTTATAATCTGAAGGCTCTCCGTAGCAAGATTGGATTTATTCCGCAGAAAGCTCTGCTATTTACCGGAACAATCGCAGAAAACCTCAAATATGGGAAAATCGATGCTAGTCTCACGGAACTTCATCAAGCAACAGATGTGGCGCAGGCCAAGGAGTTTATCGAAAGCAAAGAGAAGCAGTTCGATACCCATCTTGCAGAAGGGGGAAGCAACTTATCTGGTGGACAAAAACAGCGCCTTTCTATCGCACGTGCCATTGTCAAGCAGCCTGATATTTATATCTTTGATGATTCTTTTTCAGCCTTGGATTATAAGACAGATGCCCTTTTACGGAGTCGTTTGAAAGAAGTTACAGGAAATGCAACAGTCTTAATTGTCGCCCAACGTGTTGGAACTATTATGGATGCAGATCAGATTATTGTTCTGAATGAAGGAGAAATCGTTGGTCGCGGTACTCACAATGAATTGATGGAAAATAACGAGATTTATCGTGAAATCGCAAATTCTCAGCTCAATCGTCAATCCCTGACAGAAGAATAG
- a CDS encoding KH domain-containing protein yields MDMIENLIIAIVKPLISQPESLTIKIVDTPEFLEYHLDLDSSDIGRIIGRKGRTISAIRTIVYSVPTSGKKVRLVIDERE; encoded by the coding sequence ATGGACATGATTGAAAATCTCATTATTGCAATTGTGAAACCATTGATTTCACAACCTGAAAGTTTGACGATTAAAATCGTTGATACACCTGAATTCTTGGAATACCATTTGGATTTAGATTCGTCTGATATTGGTCGCATCATTGGTAGGAAAGGACGTACAATTTCTGCAATCAGGACGATTGTTTATTCTGTTCCAACAAGTGGTAAGAAAGTTCGTTTAGTGATTGACGAAAGAGAATAG
- the rpsP gene encoding 30S ribosomal protein S16, with product MAVKIRLTRMGSKKKPFYRINVADSRAPRDGRFIETVGTYNPLLAENSVTLKEERVLEWLAKGAQPSDTVRSLLSNAGVLKKFHEQKFSK from the coding sequence ATGGCAGTAAAAATCCGTTTAACTCGTATGGGTTCTAAAAAGAAACCTTTCTATCGTATCAACGTTGCAGACTCACGCGCACCACGTGATGGTCGTTTTATCGAGACTGTTGGTACTTACAACCCACTTTTGGCTGAAAACTCAGTAACTCTTAAAGAAGAGCGTGTACTTGAGTGGTTGGCAAAAGGCGCACAACCATCTGATACTGTTCGTTCCCTTCTTTCAAACGCAGGCGTTTTGAAAAAATTCCACGAGCAAAAATTCTCTAAATAA
- the pcp gene encoding pyroglutamyl-peptidase I has product MKILVTGFDPFGGDTVNPALEVIKRLPKHITGAEIIVAEIPTVFYQSACVLEEQLSKHLPDAVLCLGQAGGRMELTFERVAINQDDARIPDNAGQQPIDTAIRENGAPAYFSTLPIKAMVEAVRKAGIPASVSNTAGTFVCNHLMYQSLYLAERNFPQTRAGFLHIPFIPEQVIGKSGLASMSLEVIVKGVQVAIETIVEYAGKEDMKIVGGATH; this is encoded by the coding sequence ATGAAAATTTTAGTAACTGGTTTTGATCCCTTCGGTGGTGATACTGTCAATCCTGCTTTGGAAGTGATCAAGCGCTTGCCTAAGCATATCACTGGTGCAGAGATTATAGTGGCTGAGATACCGACTGTCTTTTATCAATCTGCCTGTGTTTTAGAAGAACAGTTATCAAAGCATTTGCCGGATGCTGTTCTCTGTCTCGGTCAAGCTGGTGGTCGTATGGAATTGACTTTTGAGCGGGTTGCTATCAACCAAGATGATGCACGTATTCCAGACAATGCTGGGCAACAGCCGATTGATACGGCTATTCGTGAAAATGGGGCCCCTGCTTATTTTTCAACGCTACCAATCAAGGCTATGGTAGAAGCTGTGCGTAAAGCTGGGATTCCTGCATCAGTGTCCAATACTGCTGGAACTTTTGTTTGCAATCATCTTATGTATCAATCCCTTTATCTGGCTGAGCGGAATTTTCCGCAGACTAGGGCTGGATTTTTACATATCCCTTTTATACCTGAACAAGTTATTGGCAAATCCGGACTTGCTTCAATGTCTTTGGAGGTTATCGTAAAAGGGGTCCAAGTGGCAATAGAGACTATTGTAGAATATGCAGGGAAAGAGGATATGAAAATAGTTGGAGGAGCGACTCATTGA
- a CDS encoding class I SAM-dependent methyltransferase has product MQYIVTTSLRMNELLVAKAKQIAGGLGVRYVERKKQSVSALLRRVDGILVVYQEQLTLEQKNGQRLFFHPDTAILRIKSGRDPLVELVGASAKRVLDCTMGLASDSIVLASAGHRVTALESSQLIHFIVRQGLQDFDSGDEAINQAMRGVKTLWTDSLTYLREQPDKSFDIIYFDPMFSQKIKESQNLAGLAGLANVSRLNEDILYEAKRVAREKIILKAHFRDRIFEELGFVRHIRPNQKFHYGEIIL; this is encoded by the coding sequence ATGCAATATATTGTTACAACTAGTCTTAGAATGAACGAACTCCTTGTCGCAAAAGCTAAGCAGATAGCTGGAGGCCTAGGGGTTCGGTATGTCGAACGCAAGAAGCAGTCCGTTTCTGCCTTATTAAGGAGGGTAGATGGTATCTTAGTTGTCTATCAAGAACAACTCACTCTGGAACAGAAGAACGGTCAAAGACTGTTTTTTCATCCGGATACAGCTATTTTGCGGATTAAATCGGGGCGAGACCCACTTGTAGAACTGGTAGGAGCTAGCGCAAAAAGAGTCTTAGATTGTACCATGGGGCTTGCTTCTGATAGTATTGTACTGGCTAGTGCAGGCCATCGGGTTACAGCTCTGGAAAGTTCTCAACTGATTCATTTTATCGTTCGTCAAGGTTTGCAGGATTTTGATAGTGGTGATGAAGCTATCAACCAAGCCATGCGAGGAGTCAAAACTTTGTGGACAGATAGTCTGACTTATCTAAGGGAGCAACCAGATAAATCTTTTGATATAATCTACTTTGATCCTATGTTCTCACAAAAAATAAAAGAATCACAAAATTTAGCTGGTCTGGCTGGTCTGGCAAATGTTAGTCGCTTGAATGAGGACATTCTCTATGAAGCCAAACGGGTTGCCAGAGAGAAAATTATTTTAAAAGCTCATTTTAGAGATAGGATTTTTGAGGAATTAGGTTTTGTTCGTCACATACGACCCAATCAAAAATTTCATTACGGAGAAATAATACTATAG
- the carB gene encoding carbamoyl-phosphate synthase large subunit, translating into MPKRLDIKKIMVIGSGPIVIGQAAEFDYAGTQACLALKEEGYSVVLVNSNPATIMTDKEIADKVYIEPITLEFVTRILRKERPDALLPTLGGQTGLNMAMELSKAGILEELGVELLGTKLSAIDQAEDRDLFKQLMEELKQPIPESTIVTTVEEALHFAREIGYPVIVRPAFTLGGTGGGMCTDEVELREIVKNGLKLSPVTQCLIERSIAGFKEIEYEVMRDAADNALVVCNMENFDPVGIHTGDSIVFAPTQTLSDIENQMLRDASLSIIRALKIEGGCNVQLALDPHSFKYYVIEVNPRVSRSSALASKATGYPIAKLAAKIAVGLRLDEMINPVTGTTYAMFESALDYVVAKIPRFPFDKFEKGERRLGTQMKATGEVMAIGRNIEESLLKACRSLEIGVYHNEMPELSRLSDDALVEKIVKAQDDRLFYLSEALRRGYTVEELAQLTKIDLFFLDKLLHILEIEQELAVNFDHIDVLKKAKKYGFSDRKIAELWGRTESYIRRVRMENKIIPVYKMVDTCAAEFESSTPYFYSTYEWENESIKSEKESILVLGSGPIRIGQGVEFDYATVHSVKAIQAAGYEAIIMNSNPETVSTDFSISDKLYFEPLTLEDVLNVIDLEQPKGVVVQFGGQTAINLAESLAKAGVQILGTQVADLDRAEDRDLFEKALKELGIPQPPGQTVTTEEEAIKAACKLGFPVLVRPSYVLGGRAMEIVENEDDLRSYMRTAVKVSPEHPVLVDSYILGRECEVDAISDGTDVLIPGIMEHIERAGVHSGDSMAVYPPQGLSKKVQETIADYTKRLAIGLHCIGMMNIQFVIKDEMVYVIEVNPRASRTVPFLSKVTDIPMAQVATQLILGKCLTELGYEGGLYPESQQVHVKAPVFSFSKLAKVDSLLGPEMKSTGEIMGSDQTLEKALYKAFEASHQHLEEFGNIVFTIADEDKEEALGLAQRYHELGYGLFATAGTAAYLVNKGLSVTPVGKLGDSEYPDIPSLVRAGKVQAIINTVSKKRIVDGDGQMIRRSAIEGGIPLFTALDTAEAMVKVLESRSFMTQAI; encoded by the coding sequence ATGCCAAAGCGTTTAGATATTAAAAAAATTATGGTGATTGGGTCTGGTCCGATTGTTATTGGTCAGGCGGCCGAGTTTGATTATGCTGGAACTCAGGCTTGTTTAGCTCTGAAAGAAGAGGGCTATAGTGTCGTACTTGTCAACTCCAATCCAGCAACTATCATGACGGACAAGGAGATTGCGGATAAGGTCTATATTGAGCCGATTACGCTTGAATTTGTCACTCGTATTTTACGCAAAGAACGTCCAGATGCTCTTTTGCCAACGCTCGGAGGTCAGACAGGTCTTAACATGGCGATGGAGTTATCGAAGGCTGGGATTTTGGAAGAGCTGGGTGTAGAGCTTTTAGGAACTAAGTTATCTGCTATTGATCAAGCCGAAGATCGTGACCTCTTTAAGCAACTTATGGAGGAATTGAAGCAACCTATTCCAGAATCTACTATTGTAACAACTGTTGAAGAAGCCTTGCATTTTGCTCGTGAAATTGGCTACCCAGTCATTGTTCGTCCAGCCTTTACATTAGGTGGTACTGGTGGTGGAATGTGTACCGATGAAGTAGAATTACGTGAGATTGTCAAGAATGGTCTGAAGCTCTCTCCAGTCACTCAGTGTTTGATTGAACGATCTATTGCTGGTTTTAAAGAAATTGAGTATGAAGTGATGCGCGATGCTGCAGATAATGCCCTTGTTGTCTGCAACATGGAAAACTTCGATCCTGTGGGGATTCATACAGGAGATTCTATCGTTTTTGCTCCCACTCAAACCCTCTCAGATATTGAAAATCAGATGCTTCGTGATGCCAGTCTTAGTATCATTCGAGCTTTGAAGATCGAGGGCGGCTGCAATGTTCAACTGGCACTAGATCCACACAGTTTTAAGTATTATGTTATCGAGGTCAATCCTCGTGTATCTCGTTCGTCTGCCTTAGCTTCCAAAGCAACTGGTTACCCGATTGCAAAATTGGCAGCCAAAATCGCTGTTGGCCTCAGACTTGATGAAATGATCAATCCTGTAACAGGAACAACATACGCCATGTTTGAATCAGCATTGGACTACGTAGTAGCCAAAATTCCACGTTTTCCATTTGACAAGTTTGAAAAAGGCGAACGTCGTTTGGGAACACAGATGAAGGCAACGGGAGAAGTTATGGCGATTGGTCGTAATATTGAAGAAAGTCTGCTAAAGGCTTGCCGTTCGCTTGAAATTGGTGTCTATCATAATGAAATGCCGGAACTTAGTCGGCTGTCGGATGATGCCCTGGTTGAAAAAATTGTCAAGGCACAGGATGATCGTCTTTTCTATCTTTCGGAAGCACTCAGACGCGGTTATACAGTAGAAGAATTGGCACAGTTAACGAAGATTGATCTATTTTTCCTCGATAAATTGCTTCATATTTTGGAAATAGAGCAGGAATTGGCAGTTAACTTTGATCATATTGATGTTCTGAAAAAAGCCAAGAAATATGGCTTTTCGGATCGTAAGATTGCAGAGCTTTGGGGCAGAACAGAAAGTTATATTCGTCGTGTTCGGATGGAAAACAAGATTATTCCGGTCTACAAGATGGTTGATACCTGTGCTGCGGAGTTTGAAAGCTCAACGCCATACTTCTATTCAACCTATGAATGGGAAAATGAGTCAATCAAATCAGAAAAGGAATCTATCTTGGTTCTAGGTTCGGGTCCAATTCGGATTGGTCAAGGTGTTGAGTTTGATTATGCAACGGTTCACTCGGTTAAGGCTATTCAAGCCGCAGGCTATGAAGCTATTATCATGAACTCAAATCCAGAGACTGTTTCGACAGATTTTTCTATTTCAGATAAGCTTTACTTTGAACCACTGACCTTAGAAGATGTTCTCAATGTTATTGATTTGGAGCAACCAAAAGGTGTCGTTGTTCAGTTTGGTGGACAGACAGCTATCAATCTGGCAGAATCATTGGCAAAAGCTGGGGTTCAGATCTTGGGGACTCAGGTAGCGGATTTAGATCGTGCAGAGGATAGAGATTTATTTGAAAAAGCATTGAAAGAATTAGGTATTCCCCAGCCACCAGGTCAGACTGTAACCACTGAAGAAGAGGCCATCAAGGCAGCTTGCAAGCTCGGTTTTCCAGTACTCGTGCGTCCTTCTTATGTTCTTGGGGGACGCGCCATGGAAATTGTTGAAAATGAAGATGATTTACGTTCTTACATGCGAACTGCGGTAAAGGTATCACCTGAACACCCGGTCTTAGTTGATTCTTATATTCTTGGTCGAGAGTGTGAAGTAGATGCTATCTCGGATGGTACCGATGTTCTTATTCCCGGCATTATGGAGCATATCGAGCGTGCAGGTGTCCATTCGGGTGATTCGATGGCAGTTTATCCTCCACAAGGTTTGTCTAAAAAGGTTCAAGAAACAATTGCAGATTATACTAAACGCTTGGCGATTGGTTTACATTGTATTGGTATGATGAATATTCAATTTGTCATCAAAGATGAGATGGTCTATGTTATTGAGGTAAACCCTCGTGCCAGTCGTACAGTACCTTTTTTATCAAAGGTAACCGATATCCCGATGGCTCAGGTAGCGACTCAGCTAATTTTAGGGAAGTGCTTGACTGAATTGGGCTATGAGGGGGGACTCTATCCTGAAAGTCAACAAGTTCATGTGAAAGCACCGGTATTCTCCTTTTCTAAATTGGCCAAAGTAGATAGTCTTTTGGGACCTGAAATGAAGTCTACTGGTGAGATCATGGGTTCAGACCAGACATTGGAAAAAGCTCTCTATAAGGCTTTTGAGGCTAGCCATCAGCATCTGGAGGAGTTTGGGAATATCGTTTTTACCATTGCGGATGAAGATAAGGAAGAAGCGTTAGGACTTGCTCAACGTTACCATGAGTTGGGGTATGGTCTATTTGCAACAGCAGGAACGGCAGCCTATCTCGTCAATAAAGGCTTATCCGTGACACCTGTTGGTAAATTAGGTGATTCTGAATATCCAGACATCCCTAGTTTGGTTCGGGCAGGAAAAGTTCAAGCAATCATCAATACAGTTAGCAAAAAGCGCATAGTTGATGGAGATGGTCAAATGATCCGTAGATCTGCTATTGAAGGAGGAATTCCTCTTTTCACAGCACTTGATACAGCAGAAGCAATGGTAAAAGTGCTGGAAAGTCGTAGTTTTATGACTCAGGCAATCTAG
- a CDS encoding carbamoyl phosphate synthase small subunit, with translation MSKRRLILEDGTIFEGEAFGATTDVTGELVFSTGMTGYQESITDQSYNGQILTFTYPLIGNYGINRDDYESIKPTCKGVVVSEWARRASNWRNQMTLDEFLKAKNIPAISGIDTRALTKIIRQHGTMKATLANVGDSVEHLTDQLRATVLPTNNIQQVSTKTAYPAPGIGRSIVLVDFGLKHSILRELAKRDCNVTVVPYDTTAEEILSLDPDGVMLSNGPGNPDDVPEALDMIRGILGKIPIFGICMGHQLFAKANGAKTYKMKFGHRGFNHAVREIATGRVDFTSQNHGYAVAREELPECLMITHEEINDRSVEGVRHKYHPGFSVQFHPDAAPGPHDASYLFDEFMDLIDSFKKEN, from the coding sequence ATGTCAAAAAGACGTTTAATTTTAGAAGATGGGACAATTTTTGAAGGTGAAGCCTTCGGTGCAACTACTGATGTGACAGGGGAGTTGGTCTTTTCGACTGGTATGACGGGGTACCAAGAGTCCATTACAGATCAGTCTTATAATGGTCAAATTTTAACGTTTACCTATCCTTTGATAGGGAATTATGGTATAAATCGGGATGATTATGAATCGATTAAGCCGACTTGTAAGGGAGTTGTCGTCAGTGAATGGGCTCGTCGAGCTAGTAATTGGCGCAATCAAATGACTTTAGATGAATTTTTAAAGGCTAAGAATATTCCTGCGATTTCAGGAATTGATACGCGTGCACTTACAAAAATTATTCGCCAACACGGTACCATGAAAGCTACCTTGGCCAATGTAGGAGATTCTGTTGAACATCTGACAGATCAGTTGAGGGCGACCGTTTTACCAACTAATAATATCCAGCAGGTATCTACCAAAACTGCATATCCTGCACCAGGTATTGGTCGCAGCATTGTGTTGGTTGACTTTGGGCTCAAACATTCTATTCTCAGAGAATTAGCGAAGCGTGATTGCAACGTAACTGTTGTGCCTTATGACACAACAGCTGAAGAAATTCTATCCCTAGATCCAGATGGTGTCATGTTATCCAATGGACCAGGGAATCCTGATGATGTGCCTGAAGCACTTGATATGATTCGTGGTATTCTTGGAAAAATTCCAATTTTCGGTATCTGTATGGGGCATCAACTCTTTGCAAAAGCCAATGGTGCAAAGACCTATAAAATGAAGTTTGGGCACCGTGGGTTTAACCATGCGGTACGTGAGATTGCAACGGGGCGTGTTGATTTTACTAGTCAGAATCATGGCTATGCTGTCGCACGTGAGGAATTACCAGAATGTCTGATGATTACGCATGAAGAGATCAATGATCGGTCAGTTGAAGGTGTGCGACATAAATATCACCCAGGTTTTTCTGTCCAATTCCATCCGGATGCAGCACCCGGTCCACACGATGCTAGTTACCTTTTTGATGAATTTATGGACTTAATAGATTCTTTTAAGAAGGAAAACTAG
- a CDS encoding aspartate carbamoyltransferase catalytic subunit: protein MTITNGKVSLKHLVTMETLSNEEVLGLIQRGIAFKRGERVELDRKYFASNLFFEDSTRTHKSFEMAELRLDMGMIDFDARTSSVNKGETLYDTILTMSALGVDICVIRHSEVDYYKQLIDSPTIQTSIVNGGDGSGQHPSQSLLDLMTIYEEFGTFEGLKIAIAGDITHSRVARSNMQILKRLGAEIFFTGPEEWYSEEFDVYGQHLNIDDIVETVDVLMLLRVQHERHDGAGGFSKETYNSMHGLTDERYKRLKDSAIVMHPAPVNRDVEIDDHLVEASKSRIVRQMQNGVFVRMAILEAIVNGKA from the coding sequence ATGACAATTACAAATGGTAAAGTTTCACTCAAACACTTGGTTACAATGGAAACTCTTTCGAATGAAGAAGTGCTGGGACTCATCCAACGAGGAATTGCTTTTAAACGCGGAGAACGAGTGGAATTGGATCGAAAGTATTTCGCTTCTAATCTATTTTTTGAAGATTCAACTCGAACTCATAAGTCTTTTGAAATGGCAGAGCTACGTTTGGATATGGGAATGATTGATTTTGATGCTCGTACAAGTTCTGTCAATAAGGGGGAGACTTTATATGATACCATTTTAACAATGTCTGCTTTGGGAGTAGATATTTGCGTGATTCGCCATTCAGAAGTTGATTACTACAAACAGCTAATCGACAGTCCGACTATTCAGACATCTATCGTCAATGGTGGTGATGGTTCTGGGCAGCATCCGAGTCAATCCTTGCTTGATTTGATGACTATCTACGAGGAATTTGGAACGTTTGAGGGGCTAAAGATTGCTATTGCTGGAGATATTACGCATTCGCGTGTTGCTAGATCCAACATGCAGATATTGAAGCGTTTGGGTGCAGAGATTTTCTTTACTGGTCCGGAAGAGTGGTATTCAGAGGAATTTGATGTTTATGGACAGCACTTGAATATTGATGATATTGTTGAAACAGTGGATGTATTGATGTTGCTCCGGGTGCAACATGAGCGCCACGATGGTGCTGGTGGATTTTCAAAAGAAACCTATAACAGCATGCATGGTTTGACAGATGAGCGTTACAAACGCTTGAAAGATAGCGCCATTGTTATGCATCCAGCTCCTGTCAATCGTGATGTAGAAATCGATGATCATTTAGTAGAAGCTTCAAAGTCACGTATTGTTCGCCAAATGCAAAATGGTGTTTTTGTTCGTATGGCGATTTTGGAAGCCATTGTGAATGGGAAGGCTTAA
- the pyrR gene encoding bifunctional pyr operon transcriptional regulator/uracil phosphoribosyltransferase PyrR, whose protein sequence is MKTKEIVDDVTVKRAITRITYEIIERNKNLDNIVLAGIKTRGVFIARRIQERLKQLEGIDVPLGELDTKPFRDDMKVEEDTTSITADVNDRDVILVDDVLYTGRTIRAAIDNVVSLGRPARVSLAVLVDRGHRELPIRADYVGKNIPTSHAEEIIVHMTEIDGQDAVLLVEGV, encoded by the coding sequence ATGAAGACGAAAGAAATTGTTGATGATGTGACGGTGAAGCGGGCAATCACCCGTATTACCTATGAAATTATTGAGCGCAACAAGAACTTGGATAACATTGTTCTTGCAGGAATCAAGACACGTGGTGTCTTTATCGCCAGACGAATTCAGGAAAGGTTGAAACAATTAGAAGGTATAGATGTTCCACTGGGAGAATTGGATACTAAGCCTTTCCGAGATGATATGAAAGTAGAAGAAGATACGACAAGTATAACTGCAGATGTTAATGATCGTGATGTGATACTAGTAGATGATGTTCTTTACACAGGTCGAACCATTCGAGCAGCAATTGACAATGTAGTTTCTTTGGGACGTCCTGCTCGTGTTAGTCTGGCTGTTCTTGTAGATCGCGGACACAGGGAATTACCTATTCGAGCGGACTATGTTGGAAAGAACATTCCGACTAGTCACGCGGAGGAAATTATTGTCCACATGACTGAAATTGATGGACAAGATGCTGTGCTCCTCGTTGAAGGAGTATAG
- a CDS encoding Pr6Pr family membrane protein, translated as MKYQSILFYSRCLLTILAITGTVLEIMRYGVGMLMYYTVQSNLLVSIFAVYMLYAMRKDIDLQNHKFLRIKAAVTMSIMITCVVYHFMLAPLAKDFWRVENMLCHYIVPLYFLLDTLIVDRQRQYKWFDPIWWTTLPVFYMIFGLINGFFIKIPIPDAKDSPFAYFFLNVPKYGWPYVLTYAGTIFVAYLLCGFLLVAIKSLNLQRPVSIKSDTQ; from the coding sequence ATGAAGTATCAAAGTATTTTATTTTATAGTCGCTGTTTGTTAACCATTTTAGCTATCACTGGCACGGTATTGGAGATTATGCGATACGGTGTTGGCATGCTTATGTACTATACCGTTCAGTCCAATCTGTTGGTATCTATATTTGCAGTTTATATGCTCTATGCTATGAGAAAGGATATTGATTTACAAAATCACAAATTCCTTCGAATCAAAGCGGCTGTTACCATGTCTATTATGATTACCTGCGTGGTTTATCATTTTATGCTAGCTCCCTTAGCTAAAGATTTCTGGCGTGTGGAAAATATGCTCTGTCATTACATTGTGCCACTTTATTTTCTTTTGGATACTCTGATTGTGGATCGTCAAAGGCAGTACAAATGGTTTGATCCAATTTGGTGGACAACATTGCCAGTCTTTTATATGATTTTTGGTTTAATCAATGGCTTTTTTATCAAGATTCCTATTCCGGACGCTAAGGATAGTCCTTTTGCCTATTTTTTCCTCAATGTTCCAAAGTATGGTTGGCCCTATGTATTGACTTACGCGGGTACAATCTTTGTAGCTTACCTGCTCTGTGGTTTCTTATTGGTGGCAATAAAATCTCTAAACCTTCAACGTCCTGTGTCTATCAAGTCTGATACTCAGTAA
- a CDS encoding zinc ribbon domain-containing protein YjdM → METLPNCLECRSEYVYEDGALLVCPECAYEWNPADVAEEENGPIAIDANGNRLADGDTVTLIKDLKVKGAPKDLKQGTRVKGIRIVEGDHNIDCKIDGFGAMKLKSEFVKKI, encoded by the coding sequence ATGGAAACTTTACCAAATTGTCTAGAATGTCGTTCTGAATATGTTTATGAAGATGGTGCGCTTTTGGTTTGTCCTGAGTGTGCTTATGAGTGGAATCCAGCAGATGTAGCTGAGGAAGAAAATGGTCCGATAGCTATTGATGCTAACGGCAACCGTCTGGCTGATGGTGATACCGTAACGCTTATCAAAGATTTGAAAGTAAAAGGTGCTCCAAAAGACCTTAAACAAGGTACACGTGTGAAGGGGATTCGTATCGTTGAAGGAGACCACAACATTGATTGTAAGATTGATGGTTTCGGTGCAATGAAGCTTAAATCTGAGTTTGTTAAGAAAATCTAG